A window from Drosophila miranda strain MSH22 chromosome Y unlocalized genomic scaffold, D.miranda_PacBio2.1 Contig_Y2_pilon, whole genome shotgun sequence encodes these proteins:
- the LOC117185934 gene encoding heterogeneous nuclear ribonucleoprotein L-like isoform X14 yields MNNLNANATAFLWQSAQLQQQSQLLPAQPLQQPQHVQLVHGAVVPQLRKFGGNKGNFNYVQTHIAAGPLMGAGGGGAGGGHMGPTPIAYRKRQPMNQAYNGCGFQSNGKSLFSIPENVVMLDSQPPLLGPGAAFPPFGAPEYHPTTPDNWKGASIHPTGLMKEPTGMVPGRNAPVAFTPQGQAQGAVMMVYGLDHNTSNTDKLFNLVCLYGNVARIKFLKTKEGTAMVQMGDSVAVERCVQHLNNIPVGIFAGGKIQIAFSKQNFLSEVINPFLLPDHTPSFKEYTGSKNNRFLSPAQASKNRIQPPSKILHFFNTPPGLTADQLIGIFNIKDVPATSVRLFPLKTERSSSGLIEFPNISQAVLAIMKCNHLPIEGKGTKFPFIMKLCFSSSKSMNGAWNNATNEGMIEKENAVDSKVDIYN; encoded by the exons ATGAATAACTTGAACGCCAATGCCACTGCCTTCCTGTGGCAGTCGGctcagttgcagcagcagtcTCAGCTGCTGCCGGCCCAGCCGCTGCAGCAGCCGCAACACGTGCAGCTGGTGCATGGCGCTGTCGTGCCGCAGCTGCGCAAGTTCGGCGGCAACAAGGGCAACTTCAATTACGTGCAGACCCACATCGCTGCCGGCCCCTTGATGGGTgccggcggcggcggcgccGGCGGGGGCCACATGGGGCCCACTCCGATTGCCTACCGCAAGCGGCAGCCGATGAACCAGGCCTATAATGGCTGCGGTTTCCAATCGAACG GTAAGTCGCTGTTTTCTATACCCGAAAATGTTGTTATGCTTGATAGCC AGCCACCGCTATTGGGACCAGGCGCCGCCTTCCCGCCATTCGGAGCCCCCGAATATCATCCCACTACTCCGGACAACTGGAAGGGCGCCTCCATCCATCCCACTGGACTCATGAAGGAGCCCACCGGCATGGTGCCCGGACGCAATGCTCCCGTCGCCTTCACACCTCAGGGACAGGCTCAG GGCGCTGTCATGATGGTCTATGGCCTGGACCATAATACTTCGAACACGGATAAGCTCTTCAATTTGGTGTGCCTGTACGGCAACGTGGCCCGG ATCAAGTTCTTAAAGACCAAAGAGGGCACAGCCATGGTCCAGATGGGCGATTCAGTGGCCGTTGAGCGTTGCGTACAGCACTTGAATAACATTCCCGTTGGAATTTTTGCTGGCGGCAAAATACAGATTGCTTTCTCCAAGCAAAACTTCCTATCCGAGGTGATCAACCCATTCTTGCTGCCGGATCACACACCCAGTTTCAAAGAGTATACTGGCTCCAAAAACAATCGTTTCCTATCGCCGGCCCAGGCCAGTAAGAATCGCATTCAACCACCGAGCAAG ATCTTGCACTTCTTCAACACACCGCCCGGTCTGACCGCGGACCAGTTGATTGGAATCTTCAACATCAAGGATGTGCCCGCCACATCGGTGCGCCTGTTCCCCTTGAAGACCGAGCGCTCGTCGTCGGGACTGATCGAGTTCCCCAACATCTCGCAGGCGGTCCTGGCCATCATGAAGTGCAACCATCTGCCTATTGAGGGTAAAG GCACCAAATTCCCATTCATCATGAAGCTGTGCTTTTCTTCCTCCAAAAGCATGAACGGAGCCTGGAACAATGCGACCAACGAGGGCATGATCGAGAAGGAGAATGCGGTCGACTCCAAGGTGGACATCTACAATTGA
- the LOC117185934 gene encoding heterogeneous nuclear ribonucleoprotein L-like isoform X15: MNNLNANATAFLWQSAQLQQQSQLLPAQPLQQPQHVQLVHGAVVPQLRKFGGNKGNFNYVQTHIAAGPLMGAGGGGAGGGHMGPTPIAYRKRQPMNQAYNGCGFQSNEPPLLGPGAAFPPFGAPEYHPTTPDNWKGASIHPTGLMKEPTGMVPGRNAPVAFTPQGQAQGAVMMVYGLDHNTSNTDKLFNLVCLYGNVARIKFLKTKEGTAMVQMGDSVAVERCVQHLNNIPVGIFAGGKIQIAFSKQNFLSEVINPFLLPDHTPSFKEYTGSKNNRFLSPAQASKNRIQPPSKILHFFNTPPGLTADQLIGIFNIKDVPATSVRLFPLKTERSSSGLIEFPNISQAVLAIMKCNHLPIEGKGTKFPFIMKLCFSSSKSMNGAWNNATNEGMIEKENAVDSKVDIYN, translated from the exons ATGAATAACTTGAACGCCAATGCCACTGCCTTCCTGTGGCAGTCGGctcagttgcagcagcagtcTCAGCTGCTGCCGGCCCAGCCGCTGCAGCAGCCGCAACACGTGCAGCTGGTGCATGGCGCTGTCGTGCCGCAGCTGCGCAAGTTCGGCGGCAACAAGGGCAACTTCAATTACGTGCAGACCCACATCGCTGCCGGCCCCTTGATGGGTgccggcggcggcggcgccGGCGGGGGCCACATGGGGCCCACTCCGATTGCCTACCGCAAGCGGCAGCCGATGAACCAGGCCTATAATGGCTGCGGTTTCCAATCGAACG AGCCACCGCTATTGGGACCAGGCGCCGCCTTCCCGCCATTCGGAGCCCCCGAATATCATCCCACTACTCCGGACAACTGGAAGGGCGCCTCCATCCATCCCACTGGACTCATGAAGGAGCCCACCGGCATGGTGCCCGGACGCAATGCTCCCGTCGCCTTCACACCTCAGGGACAGGCTCAG GGCGCTGTCATGATGGTCTATGGCCTGGACCATAATACTTCGAACACGGATAAGCTCTTCAATTTGGTGTGCCTGTACGGCAACGTGGCCCGG ATCAAGTTCTTAAAGACCAAAGAGGGCACAGCCATGGTCCAGATGGGCGATTCAGTGGCCGTTGAGCGTTGCGTACAGCACTTGAATAACATTCCCGTTGGAATTTTTGCTGGCGGCAAAATACAGATTGCTTTCTCCAAGCAAAACTTCCTATCCGAGGTGATCAACCCATTCTTGCTGCCGGATCACACACCCAGTTTCAAAGAGTATACTGGCTCCAAAAACAATCGTTTCCTATCGCCGGCCCAGGCCAGTAAGAATCGCATTCAACCACCGAGCAAG ATCTTGCACTTCTTCAACACACCGCCCGGTCTGACCGCGGACCAGTTGATTGGAATCTTCAACATCAAGGATGTGCCCGCCACATCGGTGCGCCTGTTCCCCTTGAAGACCGAGCGCTCGTCGTCGGGACTGATCGAGTTCCCCAACATCTCGCAGGCGGTCCTGGCCATCATGAAGTGCAACCATCTGCCTATTGAGGGTAAAG GCACCAAATTCCCATTCATCATGAAGCTGTGCTTTTCTTCCTCCAAAAGCATGAACGGAGCCTGGAACAATGCGACCAACGAGGGCATGATCGAGAAGGAGAATGCGGTCGACTCCAAGGTGGACATCTACAATTGA
- the LOC117194032 gene encoding protein TsetseEP-like, giving the protein MEMKQSLWLLLLLGTTTGLLDVEARSHRSRTRIQRRDEGGVDPPIDVATIPKPNVIKHSGELCAPEVTKDELMEVTILGATKVIIKQVEKHSLDQPMSTDVVTSISELVMKELLAGGAIQNMIDKLHVWCTVNRPPFVPQPTEEPTTPDPEGPYVPPAEPEPEPEPEPEPEPEPEPEPEPEPEPEPEPEPEPEPEPEPEPEPEPEPEPEPEPTGVNSDYDIFGSKSCQGEAC; this is encoded by the exons ATGGAAATG AAGCAATctctgtggctgctgctccttctgggCACAACAACTGGACTGCTGGACGTGGAGGCTAGAAGCCACCGTAGTCGCACTCGCATTCAACGGCGAGATGAAGGTGGTGTAGACCCCCCAATCGACGTAGCGACAATTCCGAAACCTAATGTTATTAAGCACTCGGGGGAACTGTGTGCGCCAGAAGTTACCAAGGACGAGCTGATGGAGGTAACAATTTTGGGAGCCACCAAGGTGATCATCAAGCAGGTGGAAAAGCACAGCTTAGATCAGCCGATGAGCACGGATGTGGTGACCTCCATCAGTGAATTGGTGATGAAGGAACTCTTGGCCGGTGGTGCCATCCAGAACATGATTGACAAGCTGCACGTGTGGTGTACTGTCAACAGGCCACCATTTGTTCCGCAACCCACGGAGGAACCAACGACACCAGACCCAGAAGGCCCGTATGTCCCTCCTGCTGAGCCTGAACCGGAGCCTGAACCGGAGCCTGAACCTGAGCCTGAACCTGAGCCTGAGCCAGAACCTGAACCTGAGCCTGAACCTGAGCCAGAACCTGAGCCTGAACCTGAGCCTGAACCAGAGCCTGAACCGGAGCCTGAACCGGAGCCTGAACCTGAACCAACAGGCGTAAATTCGGACTACGACATCTTTGGCAGTAAGTCTTGCCAGGGAGAGGCTTGCTAG